GCTGAAAAACCTGCCCATCGCCGCGCTGCTGTGGGTGCTGGCGCAGACACCCTCCCCCGCGCTCTGAAGCTGAACGAATCACCATGAACACTTACCTCCTTGTCAAATGGCTACACATCATCTCCAGCGTCCTGATGGTCGGCACCGGCCTGGGGTCGGCGTTTTATATGTTCTTTGCCAACCGCAGCGACTCCTTGCCAACGCAGGCCGTGGTCAGCCGGCTGGTGGTGCGGGCTGACTGGTGGTTCACCACACCCACCGTCATCGTGCAGCCCGCGTCCGGCCTGCTGCTGGCTTACATGGCGGGCTGGCCGCTGACAACGCCCTGGCTGACCCTGTCACTCGCGCTGTTTCTACTGGCCGGAGCCTGCTGGCTGCCGGTGGTCTGGCTGCAGTTGCGCATGGCGGCGATGGCGCAACAGGCGGTGGCTGAGCAGACCGGGCTGCCGCCTCTTTACGGGCGCTACGCCCGCTGCTGGGAAGTGCTCGGCTATCCGGCATTCGCGGCCATGTTGGCGGTGTTCTTCCTGATGGTCAACAAGCCCGGCCTCTGGAACTGAAGAAGCTGTGATCCCCTGAAACTGGAAAAGGATTTCTTGCCATGTCATCAAGCACAAGCGAAAACCGGATGAAAACCACAACCGGCATGCAGCGCCCGCTACGGGTTCGCTGGGAAGACCTGGTGGCACTGCGCCGCCATGAAGTCGCCCTCAACCTTGGGCTGTCAGCGCCCTGGCTGGCCGCATCGCTCTGGGCCGCCCAGAACGGGCACTACCTGCTGGCCAT
This DNA window, taken from Polaromonas hydrogenivorans, encodes the following:
- a CDS encoding DUF2269 family protein yields the protein MNTYLLVKWLHIISSVLMVGTGLGSAFYMFFANRSDSLPTQAVVSRLVVRADWWFTTPTVIVQPASGLLLAYMAGWPLTTPWLTLSLALFLLAGACWLPVVWLQLRMAAMAQQAVAEQTGLPPLYGRYARCWEVLGYPAFAAMLAVFFLMVNKPGLWN